A region from the Paraburkholderia youngii genome encodes:
- a CDS encoding amino acid ABC transporter permease: protein MVEFTLWDIARNLLLAARWTVLLSLIAFVGGGVVGLVLLAMRVSPIAWLRRIVVLYVEVFQGTPLLMQLFLAFFGLPLIGIDVSPWAAAAVTLTLYTSAYLVDIWRGCVEAVPRGQWAAGASLGMTFGQQLRYIVWPQALKIAVAPTVGFLVQVVKSTALASIIGFIELTKTGTMITNAAFRPFPIYGMVAMIYFAMCFPLTWYARVLEKRQKVGQHR from the coding sequence ATGGTCGAATTCACGCTGTGGGATATCGCCCGTAATCTGCTGCTCGCCGCGCGCTGGACGGTGCTGCTGTCGCTGATCGCGTTCGTCGGCGGCGGGGTCGTCGGGCTCGTGCTGCTCGCGATGCGCGTCTCACCGATCGCATGGCTGCGCCGCATCGTCGTGCTGTACGTCGAGGTGTTTCAAGGCACGCCGCTCTTGATGCAGCTCTTTCTCGCGTTCTTCGGCTTGCCGCTCATCGGCATCGACGTGTCGCCGTGGGCCGCCGCGGCCGTCACGTTGACGCTCTATACGAGCGCTTATCTGGTCGACATCTGGCGCGGCTGCGTCGAAGCGGTGCCGCGCGGTCAGTGGGCGGCGGGCGCGAGCCTCGGCATGACGTTCGGCCAGCAGTTGCGCTATATCGTGTGGCCGCAGGCACTGAAGATCGCGGTCGCGCCGACCGTCGGTTTTCTCGTGCAGGTGGTGAAGAGCACCGCGCTTGCGTCGATCATCGGCTTCATCGAACTGACGAAGACCGGCACGATGATCACGAATGCCGCGTTCCGGCCGTTTCCGATTTACGGCATGGTCGCGATGATCTACTTCGCGATGTGTTTTCCGCTGACCTGGTATGCGCGCGTGCTGGAGAAGCGGCAGAAGGTCGGGCAGCATCGCTGA
- a CDS encoding amino acid ABC transporter permease, whose amino-acid sequence MTYAFDFSGFGLYAGMLARGAAVTLGLTAVSTLAGGLVGIAGASIAAAGPKWARWLVASYVELIRNTPFLVQLFFVFFGLPSLGIHIDEIQAAILAMSVNLGAYATEIVRAGIDSISRGQVQAAEALGLHGRQVFRYVVLPQALANVFPALLGQVLIVMLGSAVVSQISVPDLTYAANFIQSRNFRSFESYVIITATYLLMSIVLRQLLNRFGRGLFAGRAARGANNSSSGNDGLPRNWRGRLMWRGARTLPTER is encoded by the coding sequence ATGACTTACGCATTCGATTTCAGCGGCTTCGGCCTCTATGCAGGGATGCTCGCGCGCGGCGCCGCCGTGACGCTCGGTCTCACGGCCGTTTCGACCCTGGCGGGCGGGCTCGTCGGGATTGCCGGCGCGAGCATCGCGGCGGCCGGGCCGAAGTGGGCGCGCTGGCTGGTCGCGAGCTACGTCGAGCTGATCCGCAACACGCCGTTTCTCGTGCAGCTGTTCTTCGTGTTCTTCGGCCTGCCGAGCCTTGGCATTCATATCGACGAGATCCAGGCCGCGATTCTGGCGATGAGCGTCAATCTCGGCGCGTACGCAACCGAGATCGTGCGCGCCGGCATCGATTCGATTTCGCGCGGCCAGGTGCAGGCCGCCGAGGCGCTCGGCCTGCATGGACGCCAGGTGTTCCGCTACGTCGTGCTGCCGCAGGCGCTCGCCAACGTGTTTCCCGCGCTGCTCGGCCAGGTGCTGATCGTGATGCTCGGCTCGGCCGTCGTGTCGCAGATCTCGGTGCCCGACCTGACCTATGCGGCGAACTTCATCCAGTCGCGCAACTTCCGTTCGTTCGAGAGCTACGTGATCATCACGGCGACCTATCTGCTGATGTCGATCGTGTTGCGGCAGTTGTTGAACCGCTTCGGCCGCGGGCTGTTCGCGGGCCGCGCCGCGCGTGGCGCCAACAACAGCAGCAGCGGCAACGACGGCTTGCCGCGCAACTGGCGCGGCCGCCTGATGTGGCGCGGCGCGCGTACCCTGCCGACGGAGCGCTGA
- a CDS encoding transporter substrate-binding domain-containing protein, giving the protein MNQRPALQSTRRVFATLAATLAITALGALPSAAHADALDDIAKSGTVRIGVFEDYPPFGSIGADMKPVGYDIDVANLIGKALNAKVELVPVTGDNRMAFLADHKADMLLSVGQTPEREKVIDFSQPYAPYYLAVFGPKSLPVKNAADLGGKSISVARGTLEDLSVTKIAPPSANIKRFDDPNGAISAFLSGQVQLMVVGNDVGATILARHPANDPEQKFALFSSPDHVGLNKNEPRLKAKVDETIAKARKDGTMNAISQKWLRAPLPADL; this is encoded by the coding sequence ATGAACCAGCGCCCCGCTCTCCAATCGACCCGCCGCGTGTTCGCGACCCTCGCCGCGACGCTCGCAATCACCGCGCTCGGCGCGCTGCCATCGGCCGCGCATGCCGACGCGCTCGACGACATCGCGAAGTCCGGCACCGTGCGCATCGGCGTGTTCGAAGACTATCCGCCGTTCGGCTCGATCGGTGCGGACATGAAGCCGGTCGGCTACGACATCGACGTCGCCAATCTGATCGGCAAGGCGCTCAACGCGAAGGTCGAACTGGTACCGGTGACCGGCGACAACCGCATGGCCTTCCTCGCCGACCACAAGGCCGACATGCTGCTGTCGGTCGGCCAGACGCCGGAACGCGAAAAAGTGATCGACTTCTCGCAGCCGTACGCGCCGTACTACCTCGCGGTGTTCGGTCCGAAGTCGCTGCCGGTGAAGAACGCCGCCGATCTCGGCGGCAAGTCGATCTCGGTCGCGCGCGGCACGCTCGAAGACCTGAGCGTCACTAAGATCGCGCCGCCGTCGGCGAACATCAAACGTTTCGACGATCCGAACGGCGCTATTTCGGCGTTTCTTTCTGGTCAGGTACAGTTGATGGTGGTCGGCAACGACGTCGGCGCGACGATTCTCGCGCGGCATCCGGCAAACGATCCGGAGCAGAAGTTCGCGCTGTTCAGCTCGCCCGATCACGTCGGTCTGAACAAGAACGAGCCGCGCCTGAAGGCGAAGGTCGACGAAACGATTGCCAAGGCCCGCAAGGACGGCACGATGAACGCGATCTCGCAGAAGTGGCTGCGCGCGCCGCTGCCAGCCGATCTCTGA
- a CDS encoding ABC transporter ATP-binding protein gives MTHLTLQAVTRRFGAVHAVDDVDLSVPDGKLVCFLGPSGCGKTTLLRMIAGLETPSSGSIHFAGRDITWLPANRRDFGMVFQSLALFPHMTVAQNVAYPLKLRKVAREKQTRRVAELLELIQLPHMANRPVTQLSGGQRQRVAIARAIASEPQLLLLDEPLSALDAKLREAMQVEIRLLQQRLGITTIMVTHDQREAMTMADEIVVMEKGRIAQVGKPLDIYRDPVSEFVADFIGLGNILPVQYDGAGVVSLPGGRRIAVTPSPSAPLADARQPVASGDAIRLLIRPEDICVKAATETPDANRLPGTVTFIRDVGASLEATIDCAGFTLTAATTPRETPGLALGMPVLAELPPHACKLIAARTA, from the coding sequence ATGACCCATCTGACCTTGCAAGCCGTCACGCGGCGCTTCGGCGCCGTGCATGCCGTCGACGACGTCGACCTGAGCGTGCCCGACGGCAAGCTCGTCTGCTTCCTCGGCCCGTCCGGCTGCGGCAAGACCACGCTGCTGCGGATGATCGCCGGGCTCGAAACACCGAGCTCGGGCAGCATCCATTTCGCCGGCCGCGACATCACGTGGCTGCCGGCCAACCGGCGCGACTTCGGCATGGTTTTCCAGTCGCTCGCGCTGTTTCCGCACATGACGGTCGCGCAGAACGTCGCGTATCCGCTGAAGCTGCGCAAGGTCGCAAGAGAGAAGCAAACGCGCCGCGTCGCCGAACTGCTCGAACTGATCCAGCTGCCGCACATGGCGAACCGGCCGGTCACGCAGTTGTCGGGCGGACAGCGTCAGCGCGTCGCGATCGCGCGCGCGATTGCTTCGGAGCCTCAACTGCTGCTGCTCGACGAACCGCTGTCCGCGCTCGACGCCAAGCTGCGCGAAGCGATGCAGGTCGAAATCCGCCTGCTGCAGCAACGCCTCGGCATCACGACGATCATGGTCACGCACGACCAGCGCGAAGCGATGACGATGGCCGACGAGATCGTCGTGATGGAGAAAGGCCGCATCGCGCAGGTCGGCAAGCCCCTCGACATCTACCGCGATCCCGTCAGCGAGTTCGTCGCCGACTTCATCGGGCTCGGCAATATCCTGCCGGTGCAGTACGACGGCGCGGGCGTCGTGAGCCTGCCGGGCGGACGGCGCATCGCGGTGACGCCGAGCCCCAGCGCGCCGCTCGCCGATGCGCGGCAGCCGGTTGCGAGCGGCGACGCGATCCGCCTGTTGATCCGCCCCGAGGACATCTGCGTGAAGGCGGCCACGGAGACACCGGACGCGAACCGGCTGCCCGGCACCGTCACATTCATTCGCGACGTCGGCGCCTCGCTCGAAGCGACGATCGATTGCGCGGGCTTCACGTTGACCGCCGCGACCACGCCGCGCGAAACACCCGGGCTCGCGCTCGGCATGCCGGTGCTCGCCGAGCTGCCGCCGCACGCCTGTAAGCTGATCGCAGCGCGCACCGCCTGA
- a CDS encoding ABC transporter permease: MSTPLPASRLPRFPRLPDTMPGQLRRATALVAGVVLFLAALPILTMIAMSFSAADTLEFPPHAYSLHWYRAAWHSFVSPDATDTLSMGAALTTSLVVALSTMLIATLVSVPAAYALSRYRFRGKPVVEQLVALPLVYPLVMLGLSLLLVFNVLPLELGVGRLIIAHVILALPFTVKNCAASVASIGPEFEEAALVMGANPSRALVDVVLPLMRPGILAGMLFAFIVSFNEFTVTFFLYSIDTMTLPVWLYSRTVSSLDPTVFCFAVVIVAIDFALIWLLEKLIGDEGVAL; encoded by the coding sequence ATGAGCACGCCGCTGCCAGCTTCGCGCTTGCCGCGCTTCCCGCGCCTGCCCGATACGATGCCCGGCCAGCTCCGCCGCGCAACCGCGCTCGTGGCCGGCGTCGTGCTGTTTCTCGCCGCGCTGCCGATCCTGACGATGATCGCGATGTCGTTCAGCGCGGCCGACACGCTCGAATTCCCGCCGCACGCGTACAGCCTGCACTGGTATCGCGCGGCGTGGCACAGCTTCGTGTCGCCGGACGCGACCGATACCCTCTCGATGGGCGCCGCGCTGACCACGAGCCTGGTGGTCGCGCTATCGACGATGCTGATCGCGACACTCGTCTCAGTCCCCGCCGCGTACGCGTTGTCGCGCTACCGCTTTCGCGGCAAACCGGTGGTCGAGCAGTTGGTTGCACTGCCGCTCGTCTATCCGCTCGTGATGCTCGGCCTGTCGCTGCTGCTCGTGTTCAACGTGTTACCGCTCGAGCTTGGGGTCGGCCGGCTGATCATCGCGCATGTGATCCTGGCGCTGCCGTTCACGGTGAAGAACTGCGCGGCGTCGGTCGCATCGATCGGCCCCGAGTTCGAGGAAGCCGCGCTCGTGATGGGCGCGAACCCCAGCCGCGCGCTCGTCGACGTGGTGCTGCCGCTGATGCGCCCCGGCATTCTCGCCGGCATGCTGTTCGCGTTCATCGTGTCGTTCAACGAGTTCACGGTGACGTTTTTCCTGTACAGCATCGACACGATGACGCTGCCGGTGTGGCTCTATAGCCGCACGGTGTCCTCGCTCGATCCGACCGTGTTCTGTTTCGCGGTGGTCATCGTCGCGATCGACTTCGCACTGATCTGGCTGCTCGAAAAGCTGATCGGCGACGAAGGCGTCGCGCTGTGA
- a CDS encoding ABC transporter permease, which translates to MLARFPRRAAMMPDEAAPGPTPGGAACASVIVETALTAPAGGATTLAKARPWLLLAPILVFLAILGAAALVVLRMSFGTSGNEWRSFTLQNYADLLDGYFLRSLWLTLRLAFQSMLCAVVLAIPVALAMARTTSRLARRLLLAGVLLPLLVNLLLQGYGWLVILGPAGLLNHALLASGLVERPVMWLYREHGVLLGLIQTAFPLAVLPLSSAMRAVSISYEEAAATLGATRWQTLRHVLLPLAMPGLVSGALLVFAYNASAFAVPLLLGGRRVPMLAVLVHDQVAPLLNWPAASASGVVLMVATLAVMALSQRLVRRTQRLTGEPNS; encoded by the coding sequence ATGCTCGCGCGCTTCCCGCGGCGTGCCGCGATGATGCCGGACGAAGCGGCGCCGGGTCCGACGCCCGGCGGCGCTGCTTGCGCTTCCGTAATCGTCGAGACTGCCTTGACCGCCCCCGCTGGCGGCGCAACGACGCTCGCGAAAGCCCGGCCGTGGCTGCTGCTCGCGCCGATCCTGGTGTTTCTGGCGATCCTCGGCGCGGCCGCGCTGGTCGTGCTGCGCATGAGCTTCGGCACGTCAGGCAACGAATGGCGCAGCTTCACGCTGCAGAACTACGCGGACCTGCTCGACGGCTACTTCCTGAGGTCGTTGTGGCTGACGCTGCGGCTCGCGTTCCAGAGCATGCTGTGCGCGGTCGTGCTCGCGATTCCGGTTGCGCTCGCGATGGCGCGCACGACCTCGCGGCTCGCGCGCCGGCTGCTGCTCGCAGGTGTGCTGCTGCCGCTGCTGGTCAATCTGCTGCTGCAAGGCTATGGCTGGCTGGTGATCCTCGGCCCGGCGGGCCTGCTCAATCACGCGTTGCTCGCGAGCGGGCTCGTCGAGCGTCCGGTCATGTGGCTGTATCGCGAGCATGGCGTACTGCTGGGGCTGATCCAGACCGCGTTTCCGCTCGCCGTTCTGCCGCTGTCCAGCGCGATGCGTGCGGTGTCGATCTCGTACGAGGAAGCCGCCGCGACGCTCGGCGCAACGCGTTGGCAAACGCTGCGCCACGTGCTGTTGCCGCTCGCGATGCCGGGCCTCGTGTCGGGTGCGCTGCTGGTGTTCGCGTATAACGCGAGCGCGTTCGCGGTGCCGCTGCTGCTCGGCGGCCGGCGCGTGCCGATGCTCGCGGTGCTCGTGCACGATCAGGTCGCGCCGCTGTTGAACTGGCCGGCGGCCTCCGCTTCGGGCGTCGTGCTGATGGTCGCGACGCTCGCCGTGATGGCGCTCTCGCAACGGCTCGTGCGCCGCACCCAACGTCTGACCGGGGAGCCTAACTCATGA
- a CDS encoding ABC transporter substrate-binding protein, producing the protein MQQIKRGRRQVIKTIGTALAASALPMPFLNLRAQEHNFSGKTLRILTWSDDTGTAALRNIAATFTAKTGAKVIADRADGTSGMVAKVKAAGERPTYDVITLAGVGASGLADAGLLMKPDLDKLPNLKEVAPQYRTGANGFGVGYLLWSDGLIYNTATIKTPPSSYEALWDPKYAGRVFLPPPEWAEAVDLAIIAAKMNGGSQQNIEPGFRKLAQLKDHVMTLGENPNQVADLFRTGSLDIGGIYSPAFFPDQIRKPEYKMGVTYGMKEGFATQLMFTVIPKAHPGDSDLIHAFINHSLDAGVQGRMAADVLNGPVNSKAMIPAESRAFVPSPQQIAEKAVLHDDKALAVVQPAWIKRYTEIFSA; encoded by the coding sequence ATGCAGCAGATCAAACGCGGTAGAAGGCAGGTCATCAAGACGATCGGTACGGCGCTCGCGGCATCCGCTCTGCCGATGCCGTTCCTCAATCTGCGCGCACAGGAGCACAACTTCAGCGGCAAGACGCTGCGCATCCTGACATGGTCCGACGATACCGGCACGGCCGCGCTGCGCAACATCGCCGCGACGTTCACCGCGAAGACCGGCGCGAAGGTGATCGCCGATCGCGCCGACGGCACCTCCGGCATGGTCGCGAAGGTCAAGGCGGCGGGCGAGCGCCCGACCTACGACGTGATCACGCTCGCCGGCGTCGGCGCATCCGGTCTCGCCGACGCTGGCCTTCTGATGAAGCCTGATCTCGACAAGTTGCCGAATCTGAAAGAAGTCGCGCCGCAATACCGCACTGGCGCGAACGGCTTCGGCGTCGGCTATCTGTTGTGGTCCGACGGCCTCATCTACAACACCGCGACCATCAAAACGCCGCCTTCGTCCTACGAGGCGCTGTGGGACCCGAAATACGCCGGCCGCGTGTTCTTGCCGCCGCCCGAGTGGGCCGAAGCGGTCGACCTCGCGATCATCGCCGCGAAGATGAACGGCGGCTCGCAGCAAAACATCGAGCCCGGCTTCAGGAAGCTCGCGCAACTGAAAGACCACGTGATGACGCTCGGCGAGAACCCGAACCAGGTGGCCGACCTGTTCCGCACCGGCTCGCTCGACATCGGCGGCATCTACTCGCCGGCGTTTTTCCCGGACCAGATCCGCAAGCCCGAGTACAAGATGGGCGTGACCTACGGCATGAAGGAAGGCTTCGCGACGCAGCTGATGTTCACGGTGATCCCGAAAGCGCATCCGGGCGACAGCGACCTGATCCACGCGTTCATCAATCATTCGCTCGACGCCGGCGTGCAAGGCCGCATGGCCGCCGACGTGCTGAACGGCCCGGTCAATTCGAAAGCGATGATTCCGGCCGAGAGCCGCGCGTTCGTGCCGAGCCCGCAGCAGATCGCCGAGAAAGCCGTGCTGCATGACGACAAGGCGCTCGCCGTCGTGCAGCCGGCGTGGATCAAGCGCTACACCGAAATCTTCTCGGCGTAA